One window from the genome of Dermacentor silvarum isolate Dsil-2018 chromosome 5, BIME_Dsil_1.4, whole genome shotgun sequence encodes:
- the LOC119454289 gene encoding sulfotransferase ssu-1 codes for MFQLIDGERYIFFRDPDKVREALRFQPRDGDIIEVAYPKCGMQLMQQMMQLIVHDGHCAKDLREFSSRAPFLEDCGGNWPGEKSCARLFRTHIRLGRIAVSTDAKYVYVARNPWDACYSQYVMNQKMPLRPMRETFDEFLDMFLEGSLTNGCYFQHVLSGYTRRKEPNVFFTTYESMMRDTAATVLDLADFLGEKYAKRLRKDNGLLATIVRHSTPEFLRSFLEIETREMVAMMFRSPALASSALNEPDVGDGTFSLVCRPEVGVWKEAFTQEQLRRTVAKIEESVGKNFVPDLWNNDWHEVLQAVL; via the exons ATGTTTCAATTAATCGACGGCGAGCGCTACATCTTCTTTCGTGATCCAGACAAAGTGCGAGAGGCACTGCGGTTCCAGCCACGGGACGGAGACATCATAGAGGTTGCGTACCCAAAGTGCGGCATGCAGCTGATGCAGCAGATGATGCAACTAATCGTACACGACGGGCATTGCGCCAAAGACCTGCGCGAGTTCAGTTCGAGGGCGCCCTTTCTGGAGGACTGCGGTGGAAACTGGCCAGGAGAGAAGTCTTGCGCTCGGCTCTTCCGAACCCACATCCGCTTGGGTAGGATAGCCGTCAGCACCGATGCCAAGTACGTGTACGTTGCACGTAACCCATGGGACGCTTGCTACTCGCAGTACGTCATGAACCAGAAAATGCCGCTTCGCCCAATGCGAGAAACATTCGACGAGTTTCTAGACATGTTCCTCGAAGGCTCCCTCACAAATGGCTGCTACTTCCAGCACGTTCTCTCTGGCTACACGAGAAGAAAGGAGCCTAACGTCTTCTTCACGACCTACGAAAGCATGATGCGCGACACTGCAGCGACCGTGCTAGATTTAGCTGACTTTCTTGGGGAGAAGTACGCCAAAAG GTTGCGGAAGGACAATGGGCTTCTCGCTACGATTGTACGGCATAGTACACCTGAGTTCCTGCGAAGTTTTCTTGAGATTGAAACTCGTGAAATGGTTGCCATGATGTTCCGCAGCCCAGCACTTGCTTCCTCTGCGCTAAACGAACCCGATGTCGGAGATGGAACTTTCAGTCTGGTGTGCCGGCCTGAAGTTGGAGTCTGGAAAGAAGCTTTCACGCAAGAGCAACTGCGAAGAACCGTGGCAAAAATCGAGGAATCTGTCGGAAAGAATTTCGTACCTGATTTGTGGAATAACGACTGGCACGAGGTTCTGCAAGCAGTGTTGTAA